Proteins from one Bradyrhizobium amphicarpaeae genomic window:
- a CDS encoding class I SAM-dependent methyltransferase, translating to MTEINLLQPMHASTRRNYVQRVVEHDKAESATIARQWGRDYWDGDRRYGYGGYRYDGRWRPLAQTLIDRYGIKPGMSVLDVGCGKGYLLYEFTQLVPDLTIAGIDISDYGIANAKEEVRPQLQVGSAVELPYPNHGFDLVVSLGVLHNLPLEDVFRAVREIERVGRGTSKYLMVESFRNEREKANLLYWQLTCLSFHGPETWAWIYDTCGYRGDHGFIFFE from the coding sequence ATGACCGAGATCAACCTGCTCCAGCCGATGCACGCCTCGACCAGGCGCAACTACGTTCAGCGCGTGGTCGAGCACGACAAGGCGGAATCCGCCACCATCGCCCGGCAATGGGGGCGCGACTATTGGGACGGCGACCGGCGCTACGGCTATGGCGGCTATCGCTATGACGGACGCTGGCGCCCGCTCGCCCAGACCCTGATCGATCGCTACGGCATCAAGCCCGGCATGAGCGTGCTCGATGTCGGTTGCGGCAAGGGCTATTTGCTCTACGAGTTCACCCAGCTCGTCCCCGACCTCACGATCGCCGGCATCGACATCTCCGACTACGGCATCGCCAACGCCAAGGAGGAGGTGCGACCGCAGCTCCAGGTCGGCAGCGCCGTCGAGCTCCCCTACCCCAATCACGGCTTCGACCTCGTGGTATCGCTCGGCGTGCTGCACAACCTTCCGCTCGAAGACGTCTTCCGCGCGGTGCGGGAGATCGAACGCGTCGGACGCGGCACCTCGAAATATCTGATGGTGGAATCGTTCCGCAACGAGCGCGAAAAGGCGAACCTGCTGTATTGGCAGCTCACCTGCCTGAGCTTCCACGGCCCGGAAACCTGGGCCTGGATCTACGACACATGCGGCTATCGGGGCGACCATGGGTTCATCTTCTTCGAGTGA
- a CDS encoding WbuC family cupin fold metalloprotein yields MGSSSSSEAGLRRATSLRAQNPEVYYSDDAIVTADDATIAELKRIAAGNPRLRSRLCTHPDPASDLHEMLIVHHREAYVRPHKHLGKPESFHVIEGTAQVVIFEDDGRIRDVLEMAPYGQGKRCYYRMPEKVFHSILITSEWLVFHETTAGPFDPSRTVFPDWAPDGGGAGEVQDYVTRTGALAAEHLARR; encoded by the coding sequence ATGGGTTCATCTTCTTCGAGTGAAGCCGGCCTGCGCCGGGCGACGTCGCTGCGGGCGCAGAATCCGGAAGTGTATTATTCGGACGACGCCATCGTCACGGCGGACGACGCCACGATCGCGGAGCTGAAGCGCATCGCCGCCGGCAATCCGCGTCTGCGCAGCCGGCTGTGCACGCACCCCGATCCCGCGTCCGACCTGCACGAGATGCTGATCGTGCATCATCGCGAGGCCTATGTCCGGCCCCATAAGCATCTCGGCAAACCTGAATCGTTTCACGTGATCGAGGGTACCGCGCAGGTCGTGATCTTCGAGGATGACGGCCGCATTCGCGACGTGCTCGAGATGGCGCCCTACGGCCAGGGCAAGCGCTGCTATTACCGGATGCCGGAAAAGGTTTTTCACTCGATCCTGATCACCTCGGAATGGCTGGTGTTCCACGAAACCACCGCCGGCCCGTTCGATCCCTCACGCACGGTATTTCCGGACTGGGCTCCCGATGGCGGCGGTGCCGGCGAGGTCCAGGACTACGTCACCAGGACCGGCGCGCTCGCCGCGGAGCATCTGGCGCGACGGTAG
- a CDS encoding lysylphosphatidylglycerol synthase transmembrane domain-containing protein gives MKPPAKALVTLVKFAVSIGILVLLLHGQDLSSLKADLLTVDLNMLALAVLLLFGQTFVLCHRWILILHAMNVPLNWLPGWRILIISTFFNQVLPAGGDAVRIWMLRRNGVQWSQTIGSIVADRFLAMLALGAVILAGMPFLLQRFSDHSLLLAIIVVLAVACFCLICLLTLNRWPPRMIAALPAGIVQFAMLVRAPLAAAGRGTLMAAAVVIHLITVAACYVLAIGLDAPLSALNAFVLVPLVILSSAVPISIGGWGVREGAMVAALGLAGIASDKALAISVLLGLGGLIVGLFGGLVWLIAPERTNFSRDEARATAERADAAPV, from the coding sequence ATGAAGCCGCCCGCAAAAGCACTCGTTACCTTGGTCAAGTTCGCAGTGTCGATCGGGATCCTGGTATTGTTGTTGCACGGCCAGGATTTGTCGTCCCTGAAGGCCGATCTTCTCACCGTCGACTTGAACATGCTGGCGCTTGCGGTGCTGCTGCTGTTCGGCCAGACCTTCGTTCTCTGCCACCGCTGGATCCTGATCCTCCATGCCATGAACGTGCCGCTCAATTGGCTGCCCGGCTGGCGCATTCTCATCATCAGCACCTTTTTCAATCAGGTGCTGCCCGCGGGCGGTGACGCGGTCCGGATCTGGATGCTGCGGCGAAACGGCGTGCAATGGTCGCAAACGATCGGCAGCATCGTGGCCGATCGCTTTCTGGCGATGCTGGCGCTTGGTGCCGTCATATTGGCAGGAATGCCGTTCCTGCTGCAACGGTTCAGCGATCACTCGCTCCTGTTAGCGATCATCGTCGTTCTCGCTGTTGCGTGTTTCTGCCTGATCTGCCTGCTCACGCTGAATCGCTGGCCACCTCGCATGATCGCCGCCTTGCCGGCCGGGATCGTGCAATTCGCGATGCTGGTCAGGGCTCCGCTGGCGGCTGCAGGGCGCGGAACGCTGATGGCGGCCGCCGTAGTCATCCACCTGATCACGGTCGCAGCCTGTTACGTCCTTGCGATCGGCCTCGACGCGCCGCTGTCTGCGCTCAATGCATTCGTTCTTGTTCCCCTTGTCATTCTGTCGTCCGCGGTTCCGATCTCGATCGGAGGATGGGGCGTGCGAGAAGGCGCAATGGTTGCCGCGCTCGGCCTCGCCGGGATCGCATCGGACAAGGCGCTTGCAATATCGGTTTTGCTCGGCCTTGGCGGCCTGATCGTGGGACTGTTCGGCGGCCTGGTGTGGCTGATCGCGCCTGAGCGCACCAATTTCAGCCGTGACGAGGCGCGAGCCACCGCCGAGCGAGCCGACGCCGCGCCGGTCTAG
- a CDS encoding class I SAM-dependent methyltransferase, whose amino-acid sequence MTDHCRLCHSTNLRPVIDLGLMPIAHRLRRSRDEQDERFPFEVMACGECGLPQIVKPIDPDILYRQFNYNFSSWKPEPHQADELDTIAKFSKHQSVFEIGCNDGLFMDKLRERGTKVMVGVEPNPVSGKIARERGIKVYADMLSPEMAHDAVAQSGKFDLVISRQVLEHIVDFENFFDCVKIALSDDGLLFIDVPDFAPGSAVGDLSVLWEEHVSYFTEPTLLALLARHGFEAVSVKKYNFSGGSLAIAARRAKGVVTPPPAPSGVGERFGQRAREYGARLRPILAKARANGAEIAIYGAGCRACTFTNAHELADLVDLSVDDQKERQGLFLPGTGIPIRSPEDLAANSGPLVCLLAVNEENEAKVSSRLRESVKRPLEIVSIFAPNDIWSELDRLEAALRSRHG is encoded by the coding sequence GTGACCGATCATTGCCGCCTTTGCCATTCGACCAACCTGCGTCCGGTCATCGACCTCGGATTGATGCCGATTGCGCATCGGCTTCGCCGCAGCCGAGACGAGCAGGATGAACGCTTTCCGTTCGAGGTGATGGCCTGCGGCGAGTGCGGCCTGCCCCAGATCGTCAAGCCGATCGATCCCGATATTCTTTATCGCCAGTTCAACTACAATTTCAGCAGTTGGAAGCCGGAGCCGCATCAGGCGGACGAGCTCGACACCATCGCGAAATTCTCCAAGCACCAGTCCGTGTTCGAGATCGGATGCAACGACGGCCTGTTCATGGACAAGCTGCGTGAGCGCGGCACCAAGGTCATGGTCGGCGTCGAGCCCAATCCGGTGTCGGGCAAGATCGCCCGCGAGCGCGGCATCAAAGTCTATGCCGACATGCTCAGCCCGGAGATGGCCCACGATGCTGTCGCTCAGTCCGGCAAGTTCGACCTCGTCATATCGCGCCAGGTGCTGGAGCACATTGTCGATTTCGAGAACTTCTTCGACTGCGTCAAGATCGCGCTCAGCGACGACGGGCTGCTGTTCATCGACGTGCCCGATTTCGCCCCTGGCTCGGCGGTGGGAGACCTCTCCGTTCTCTGGGAAGAGCACGTCAGCTATTTCACCGAACCGACCCTGCTCGCGCTGCTGGCACGCCACGGCTTCGAGGCAGTGTCGGTAAAGAAATACAATTTCAGCGGCGGCAGCCTCGCGATCGCCGCCCGCCGCGCCAAGGGCGTCGTGACGCCTCCGCCCGCGCCATCCGGCGTCGGCGAGAGATTCGGTCAGCGCGCACGCGAGTATGGCGCACGTCTCCGTCCGATTCTCGCGAAGGCCCGCGCCAACGGCGCCGAGATCGCTATCTACGGCGCCGGCTGCCGCGCCTGCACCTTCACCAACGCCCACGAGTTGGCGGATCTCGTCGACCTCTCGGTCGACGACCAGAAAGAGCGCCAGGGGCTGTTCCTGCCCGGCACCGGCATTCCGATCCGTTCGCCCGAGGATCTCGCCGCCAATTCGGGCCCGCTCGTCTGTCTCCTGGCCGTGAACGAGGAGAATGAGGCCAAGGTCAGCAGCCGGCTGCGCGAGAGCGTGAAGCGTCCGCTCGAGATCGTTTCGATCTTCGCGCCGAACGACATCTGGAGCGAGCTCGACCGTCTCGAGGCGGCGCTAAGGTCGCGGCATGGCTGA
- a CDS encoding class I SAM-dependent methyltransferase, translating into MAEDKLFNYYERQDVLPTFGNFKSSTELEAYASQRRELFSDKLVLPPRLFRDADVLEFGPDSGENALVFAGWGANMTLAEPNRHAHPKIQAYFAQFGLTQRLRELALADVEGFSSDRRFDIIDAEGFIYTVQPSEKWLGIFHRLLKPDGYAVVSYYERYGGFFELALKAIHAAGKALSGRAALDTAKMLFEAKWNSIPHTRSFESWLMDVLENPFVRHRYFLDAASLCAAAHGQGFDVHSAWPAYRDSLDIYWHKKVLSGDDKLHRASRHLDRSRLSFLGGRKLYLVGKADAVQAISASIEALVLDVDGMIDDPLGARLPRVVAGLAALRETIRTADILADDAADIEAIMATLDSFHRIFGAIGRRDAAAVAALTQADPAFINIWGQPAHFLVVRKR; encoded by the coding sequence ATGGCTGAGGACAAGCTCTTCAACTATTACGAACGTCAGGACGTTCTGCCGACGTTCGGGAATTTCAAATCGTCCACCGAGCTAGAGGCCTACGCCAGCCAGCGGCGCGAGCTGTTTTCGGACAAGCTGGTGCTGCCGCCGCGGCTGTTCCGCGATGCCGATGTGCTCGAATTCGGTCCCGATTCCGGCGAGAACGCGCTGGTGTTTGCCGGTTGGGGCGCGAACATGACGCTCGCCGAGCCGAACCGGCATGCACACCCGAAAATCCAGGCCTACTTCGCACAGTTCGGCCTGACCCAACGTCTCCGCGAACTCGCGCTCGCCGATGTCGAGGGTTTCAGCAGCGATCGCCGCTTCGACATCATCGATGCCGAGGGCTTCATCTACACCGTGCAGCCGAGCGAAAAATGGCTCGGCATCTTCCATCGACTGCTCAAGCCGGACGGTTATGCCGTCGTGTCCTATTACGAGCGCTATGGCGGCTTCTTCGAGCTCGCGCTCAAGGCGATCCATGCGGCCGGCAAGGCGTTGAGCGGTCGCGCCGCGCTCGACACGGCGAAGATGCTGTTCGAGGCGAAGTGGAACAGCATTCCGCACACCCGCAGCTTCGAATCCTGGCTGATGGACGTGCTGGAAAATCCGTTCGTCCGGCATCGTTACTTCCTCGATGCGGCCAGCTTGTGCGCGGCAGCGCACGGACAAGGATTCGACGTCCATTCGGCGTGGCCCGCCTATCGCGACAGCCTGGACATCTACTGGCACAAAAAGGTCCTGTCCGGCGACGACAAGCTGCATCGCGCCAGCCGCCATCTCGACCGCAGCCGCCTGAGCTTCCTCGGCGGACGAAAGCTCTATCTGGTCGGCAAGGCCGATGCCGTGCAGGCAATCTCGGCATCGATCGAGGCGCTGGTTCTCGACGTCGATGGCATGATCGACGATCCCCTCGGCGCGCGCCTGCCGCGCGTCGTTGCGGGCCTCGCGGCCCTGCGCGAGACGATCCGCACCGCGGACATCCTGGCCGACGATGCCGCCGACATCGAAGCCATCATGGCGACGCTCGACAGCTTCCATCGCATCTTTGGCGCGATCGGCCGACGGGATGCGGCCGCGGTCGCCGCCCTCACCCAGGCGGATCCGGCATTCATCAACATTTGGGGACAGCCGGCGCATTTCCTCGTGGTCCGGAAGCGCTAA
- a CDS encoding Gfo/Idh/MocA family oxidoreductase translates to MKPGIGIIGTGMVGQMCHLANFAANPACRVVAIADLRPDLAAAAAHKFGIPRVYGTHRELLADSAVSAVVVVTKRRATGPIVLDALNSGRHVLSEKPMAYTTAQAISLVEAARRRDLVYSIGYMKRHDAGVARALQVLARLRNDQPLGRIVRAKGWCFGGDTGRSHDNFVMTGEARPDGIELWQDGPDWMPRAMRPGYDNFLNVFSHIINLARYLLGSSPTVAESAIEPSGAGRIILDFDGTECTLDLVNGSDGAWREGLTIDFERGAVTLELPPPFAEQEAEVIVEHDGRSTHLAGETSWAFRRQADAFVSDVAARGVPLASGADSVTDIALAETVWKQRSSG, encoded by the coding sequence GTGAAGCCAGGCATTGGCATCATCGGAACGGGCATGGTCGGCCAGATGTGCCACCTCGCCAATTTCGCTGCCAATCCCGCCTGCCGCGTCGTCGCGATTGCCGATCTCCGGCCCGACCTCGCTGCCGCCGCGGCGCATAAATTCGGCATCCCCCGGGTTTACGGCACGCACCGCGAGTTGCTCGCGGACAGCGCGGTGTCTGCGGTCGTGGTCGTGACCAAGCGTCGTGCCACCGGCCCGATCGTGCTGGACGCGTTGAACAGCGGCCGGCACGTGCTGTCGGAAAAGCCGATGGCTTACACCACGGCTCAGGCCATTTCGCTGGTCGAAGCTGCGCGGCGGCGAGACCTCGTCTACAGTATCGGCTACATGAAGCGTCACGATGCCGGCGTGGCACGGGCGCTGCAGGTCTTGGCGCGCTTGCGCAACGACCAGCCGCTCGGTCGCATCGTCCGGGCAAAAGGCTGGTGCTTCGGCGGCGACACCGGCCGCTCGCACGACAATTTCGTGATGACCGGCGAGGCGCGACCGGACGGGATCGAACTCTGGCAGGATGGTCCCGACTGGATGCCGCGGGCAATGCGTCCCGGCTACGACAATTTTCTGAACGTCTTCAGCCATATCATCAATCTGGCGCGCTACCTGCTCGGATCGTCGCCGACGGTTGCCGAAAGCGCGATCGAGCCTTCGGGGGCCGGGCGCATCATCCTCGATTTCGACGGCACCGAATGCACGCTGGATCTCGTGAATGGATCGGACGGTGCCTGGCGCGAGGGACTGACGATCGACTTCGAGCGCGGCGCAGTGACCCTGGAATTGCCTCCCCCCTTTGCCGAGCAGGAGGCGGAGGTCATCGTCGAGCACGATGGTCGAAGCACGCACCTGGCGGGTGAGACGAGCTGGGCATTCCGGCGCCAGGCCGACGCCTTCGTGTCTGATGTCGCCGCACGAGGCGTGCCCTTGGCCTCCGGCGCGGATTCAGTGACCGACATCGCGCTTGCGGAGACCGTCTGGAAACAGCGCTCTAGCGGCTAG